In Priestia megaterium NBRC 15308 = ATCC 14581, the following proteins share a genomic window:
- a CDS encoding Na-translocating system protein MpsC family protein encodes MEPISKKKIATLYTQISQEIFNVGVNTQKIDIIDNKILILAQSKRMPALEALSEEYRELVMSLDAALSTKYKKMLKQKVELLFDIEVTSLFRDYDPVTENSCTVICFK; translated from the coding sequence ATGGAGCCGATCTCTAAAAAGAAGATAGCTACTTTGTATACTCAAATTAGCCAAGAGATTTTTAATGTAGGTGTGAATACTCAAAAAATAGATATTATTGATAATAAAATTCTTATTCTAGCTCAATCAAAAAGAATGCCGGCACTAGAAGCCCTTAGTGAAGAATATAGAGAATTAGTGATGTCTCTTGATGCCGCTTTGTCGACTAAATATAAAAAAATGCTAAAGCAAAAAGTGGAGCTTTTATTTGATATCGAGGTCACTTCTTTATTTAGAGATTATGATCCTGTTACAGAGAATTCTTGTACAGTTATTTGCTTTAAATAG
- a CDS encoding NCS2 family permease: protein MAINEKGETQHMELIKKSAPNPSWLDKLFHLTERKTDVKTEILAGITTFVTMSYIIFVNPTILADAGIPKEAAIAATIFATVFATLLFALWANMPIAVAPGMGLNAFFTYTVVLGEGLTWQTGLGAVFISGVVFFILTITGLRKKIIEGIPAILKSAISVGIGLFIAFIGFKQAGIIVSNKENLVALGQLTKPGPFLALLGFMAVTVLTARKIKGAALISILLVSIAGMVLGIVEAPKSISSVVSFSMPSMSETFLQMDIKSALHYGLFSIIFSFTLVELFDNLGSMIGLSKKAGLMDEKGEIKGLDKALVADSLATVASAAMGSTAMNAYVENAAGIAEGGKTGLKALVVAILFLVSLLFTPLISIIPSFATAPILIMVGALMLTEIKNIPLDEITDAVPAFCTISLMPLTFSIGEGLALGFLSYTFVKLLAGRAKEIHWIMYMISAAFIINFVWAA, encoded by the coding sequence GTGGCGATAAATGAAAAAGGTGAAACTCAGCATATGGAACTAATAAAAAAATCAGCACCTAACCCTTCATGGTTGGATAAGCTGTTTCATTTAACCGAACGCAAAACAGATGTAAAAACAGAAATTCTTGCTGGAATTACTACTTTTGTGACGATGAGCTATATTATCTTTGTTAATCCGACGATTTTAGCAGACGCAGGCATTCCAAAAGAAGCGGCAATTGCAGCGACGATTTTTGCCACTGTCTTTGCTACTCTTTTGTTTGCATTATGGGCGAACATGCCTATTGCAGTAGCACCAGGAATGGGGCTTAACGCTTTTTTTACGTATACAGTGGTATTGGGTGAAGGGCTAACGTGGCAAACAGGTTTAGGAGCCGTATTTATTTCAGGGGTTGTATTTTTTATTTTAACGATAACAGGCTTACGCAAGAAGATTATTGAAGGGATACCCGCTATTTTAAAAAGTGCTATTTCTGTTGGAATCGGTCTATTTATTGCTTTTATCGGTTTTAAGCAAGCAGGCATTATTGTAAGCAACAAAGAAAATTTAGTAGCTCTTGGTCAGCTTACAAAACCGGGCCCATTCCTTGCTTTATTAGGTTTTATGGCGGTAACTGTATTAACTGCTCGAAAAATTAAAGGAGCTGCCCTGATTAGCATTTTGCTAGTATCAATTGCGGGGATGGTGCTGGGCATAGTAGAAGCACCTAAAAGCATCAGCAGCGTTGTGTCATTTTCAATGCCGAGCATGTCAGAAACTTTTTTACAAATGGATATTAAATCTGCTCTCCATTACGGTCTTTTCTCTATTATTTTTTCATTTACGCTTGTGGAGCTATTCGATAATTTAGGATCGATGATTGGATTATCTAAAAAAGCTGGATTAATGGATGAAAAAGGAGAAATTAAGGGGTTAGATAAAGCGCTTGTGGCAGATTCTCTTGCGACTGTAGCCAGTGCTGCTATGGGGTCTACTGCAATGAACGCATATGTAGAAAACGCTGCGGGAATTGCAGAAGGAGGCAAAACGGGCCTTAAAGCACTGGTCGTTGCCATATTGTTTTTAGTGAGTCTTTTATTTACGCCATTAATTAGTATTATTCCTTCTTTTGCTACAGCGCCTATTTTAATTATGGTTGGAGCTCTCATGTTGACAGAAATAAAAAACATTCCTCTAGACGAGATAACAGATGCTGTGCCTGCTTTTTGTACTATTAGTTTGATGCCGTTAACGTTTAGTATCGGCGAAGGCTTAGCGCTAGGGTTTTTATCTTATACATTCGTTAAATTGTTAGCCGGCAGGGCGAAGGAAATTCACTGGATTATGTATATGATTAGCGCCGCTTTTATTATCAACTTCGTTTGGGCTGCTTGA
- a CDS encoding ArsB/NhaD family transporter, which yields MHNAIQHITSFHVYAAIIIFIITYFLIMTEKINRASAALLGAILMILLGIVDFNNAITEHIQWETIVLLMGMMILVGITNKTGVFQYAAIKSAKIAKGDPVRILVILSILTGVGSAFLDNVTTVLLIVPVTFSITTILNINPFPFLISEVLFSNIGGTATLIGDPPNIMIGAANPHLDFNAFLLNLTPAVLIIGVVTLGILVLIYRKKLKVEDSKKQELMSLNEKDYIQDSVLMKKSLTVLVLTILGFTLHSVLHIDAAMVAITGAAVLLVIGLRTHDEVESAFDSVEWTTIIFFAGLFVLVGGLIDVGIIKKLAAGALNVTDGNIALSAYLILWISGIASAVIDNIPFVATMIPLIQDMAHGMGMSPDSAQINVLWWSLALGACLGGNGTLIGASANVIVAGMAVKKGHKFSFMDFLKIGAPIMLVSLLISTLYIFLRYLLFL from the coding sequence ATGCACAATGCAATTCAACACATTACAAGTTTCCATGTATACGCAGCCATTATTATATTTATCATTACATATTTTCTGATTATGACTGAAAAGATCAATCGCGCTTCAGCAGCTCTTTTAGGTGCTATATTAATGATTTTGTTAGGCATTGTCGATTTTAATAACGCTATTACCGAACACATTCAGTGGGAAACAATTGTCCTTCTTATGGGTATGATGATTTTAGTCGGCATCACAAATAAAACAGGCGTGTTTCAATACGCAGCCATCAAGTCTGCTAAAATTGCTAAAGGTGATCCGGTTCGAATTCTAGTTATTTTATCGATTTTAACAGGCGTCGGATCAGCTTTTTTAGACAATGTGACAACCGTGTTATTAATTGTTCCCGTTACATTTTCGATTACTACTATCTTAAACATTAATCCTTTTCCGTTTCTTATATCAGAAGTGCTGTTTTCAAATATTGGAGGAACGGCAACTTTAATAGGCGACCCGCCTAATATCATGATTGGGGCAGCGAACCCTCACCTTGATTTTAATGCTTTTTTATTAAATTTAACTCCTGCAGTGCTGATTATCGGTGTTGTTACACTGGGGATTCTTGTTCTTATCTATCGTAAAAAGTTAAAAGTAGAAGATAGTAAAAAGCAAGAGCTAATGAGTTTAAATGAAAAAGATTATATTCAAGATTCTGTTTTAATGAAAAAATCGTTAACTGTATTAGTATTAACGATTCTAGGTTTTACCCTGCATTCTGTTTTGCACATTGATGCGGCTATGGTAGCCATTACGGGTGCTGCTGTACTACTGGTAATTGGATTAAGAACTCATGATGAAGTAGAAAGCGCATTTGATTCTGTTGAATGGACAACGATTATTTTCTTTGCAGGTTTGTTTGTTCTTGTCGGAGGCTTAATTGATGTAGGCATTATTAAAAAGCTGGCTGCTGGCGCGTTAAACGTTACAGACGGCAATATCGCACTGTCAGCTTATCTGATTTTGTGGATTAGCGGAATTGCTTCAGCTGTTATTGATAACATTCCTTTTGTTGCTACAATGATTCCACTTATTCAAGATATGGCTCATGGAATGGGAATGAGCCCTGATTCTGCTCAAATCAATGTACTATGGTGGTCATTGGCTCTAGGAGCATGTTTGGGAGGAAACGGTACGTTAATTGGAGCATCTGCCAACGTCATTGTAGCTGGCATGGCTGTAAAAAAAGGACATAAATTTTCGTTTATGGATTTTTTGAAAATTGGAGCTCCAATTATGCTTGTATCTCTTTTGATTTCAACGTTATATATCTTTCTTCGCTACCTTTTATTCTTGTAA